From Puntigrus tetrazona isolate hp1 chromosome 8, ASM1883169v1, whole genome shotgun sequence, the proteins below share one genomic window:
- the porcn gene encoding protein-serine O-palmitoleoyltransferase porcupine: MGALSKRQFFQELGSGCLLPTVQHGLEQVWQLLLICLVCRLLWRLGLPSFLKHLSTVAGGFYTLYLFFELHMVWVVLLSLLCYLILFLCRHSSSRGPFLSITILIYLLLGELHMMDTTTWHKMRGSQMVVAMKAVSLAFDLDKGIVEKFPSPVEFMGYIYFVGTVIFGPWISFNSYMDAVDSRKFSVSWFLKSVFSCVKSQLCLVISNCIAPYLFPYFIPVFGDKLLRNKKRKMRGSIKRWLQAYENTMSFHFSNYFVSYLGEATATLAGAGFTEEKDNLKWDLTIAKPLNVEFPRSMVEVVTSWNLPMSRWLNTYVFRKALKYGSFTAIIFTYTASSLLHGLSFHIGAVLFTLGFITYIEHVLRKRLSVVLNACVLSKRCPSDCKHRHKKEFWVYLMNGTFSLLAVLHLTYLGSIFGSSTDDMDSDEDGMASHTIEKWTQLSWTSHWLTFGLWVLYRLIL, from the exons GTCTGCCATCTTTCTTGAAACACCTGAGTACAGTGGCAGGTGGTTTTTATACTCTTTATCTGTTTTTCGAGCTGCACATGGTTTGGGTGGTGCTTCTCAGCCTCCTCTGCTACCTCATCCTCTTCCTGTGCCGCCATTCGAGCAGCCGAGGACCCTTCCTGTCCATCACTATCCTCATCTACCTCCTTCTGGG agAGTTACATATGATGGATACAACAACGTGGCATAAGATGAGAG GTTCCCAGATGGTAGTGGCCATGAAGGCAGTTTCTCTTGCCTTTGATTTGGACAAAGGCATAGTGGAGAAATTTCCCTCTCCGGTGGAGTTCATGGGCTACATTTACTTTGTGGGGACGGTCATCTTTGGGCCTTGGATCAGTTTCAATAGCTACATGGATGCGGTAGACAGTCGAAAATTT AGCGTTTCCTGGTTTTTGAAGTCagtcttcagctgtgtgaaGAGCCAGCTGTGTCTGGTAATTTCCAACTGTATTGCACCCTATCTCTTTCCCTATTTCATCCCGGTCTTTGGAGATAAGCTGCTCCGCAA caaGAAACGGAAAATGAG GGGCTCTATTAAAAG GTGGCTACAGGCCTATGAGAACACCATGTCCTTCCATTTCAGTAATTACTTTGTGAGTTACCTTGGTGAGGCCACCGCCACACTGGCAGGTGCTGGTTTCACAGAGGAGAAGGACAATCTTAAGTG GGACTTGACAATAGCAAAGCCGCTAAATGTAGAGTTTCCCAGGTCTATGGTTGAAGTGGTGACTTCCTGGAACCTGCCCATGTCCCGCTGGCTCAACACCT ATGTGTTCAGGAAGGCTCTCAAATATGGGAGCTTCACAGCTATTATCTTCACATACACCGCAAGCTCCTTGCTACAT GGTCTAAGCTTCCACATTGGGGCAGTATTATTTACACTAGGCTTCATAACATATATTGAACACG tgcttagGAAAAGATTGTCAGtggttttaaatgcatgtgtcCTCTCCAAGAGATGCCCCTCTGACTGCAAACACAGACATAaaaag GAATTTTGGGTATATTTAATGAACGGGACTTTTAGCTTGTTAGCAGTACTACACTTAACATACCTGGGCTCAATTTTTGGCTCCAGCACAGATGACATGGATTCAGATGAG GACGGTATGGCCAGCCACACCATTGAGAAATGGACACAGCTCAGCTGGACAAGCCACTGGTTGACCTTTGGCCTTTGGGTCCTGTATCGCCTTATTCTATAA
- the spryd4 gene encoding SPRY domain-containing protein 4, producing the protein MAMSSGMSLFCRLTGRSLGTVLGRGRGKPLTARRWYISASAGNNLQFKLDERTAHSSLDLFKKDTGVIYRMLGVDPTFVQDTPLRFRDWAVVLADTHINSGRQYWEVTVKKSHEFRVGVADVLTSRDECVGTNSSSWVFAFVQRKWFAMTTGKQVPVQLVGKPDRVGLLLDYEAGRLSLVDIQKAEVVYTIKTQFSSPICPAFALWDGELLTHSGLEIPPGL; encoded by the exons ATGGCGATGTCCTCGGGCATGTCACTCTTTTGCCGTTTAACAGGCAGATCTTTAGGGACCGTACTCGGTCGCGGCCGTGGAAAACCCCTCACAGCTCGGAGATGGTATATTAGCGCCAGCGCGGGAAACA ATTTGCAGTTTAAGCTTGATGAGCGGACAGCCCACAGCAGTCTGGACCTTTTTAAGAAGGATACAGGTGTGATCTATCGAATGCTTGGCGTGGACCCCACCTTCGTGCAGGACACCCCTCTCCGATTCCGGGACTGGGCGGTGGTTCTCGCCGACACCCACATTAACTCTGGAAGGCAATACTGGGAGGTGACGGTTAAAAAGTCCCATGAATTCCGGGTGGGCGTGGCCGATGTGTTGACGTCACGCGATGAATGCGTGGGCACCAATTCCAGTTCCTGGGTGTTCGCGTTTGTCCAGAGGAAGTGGTTTGCTATGACCACTGGCAAACAGGTCCCGGTGCAGTTGGTGGGGAAGCCCGATCGAGTCGGGCTCTTGCTGGACTACGAGGCTGGACGGCTCAGTCTGGTGGACATCCAGAAAGCTGAAGTAGTGTACACCATAAAAACACAGTTCAGCTCACCCATCTGTCCTGCGTTTGCACTCTGGGATGGGGAGCTGCTCACACACTCTGGACTGGAGATCCCACCAGGGCTTTAG